A single genomic interval of Terriglobus albidus harbors:
- a CDS encoding alpha-glucuronidase family glycosyl hydrolase — translation MIPKRHYLRPVSLFATIIALSSLQLAHAEDGSAAWLRYAPVATAQYRAVPTRIVPSSDAPMERAAAEELQRGLNSMLGAHTEIAAQSASARGAAVRLVLTPGTSPEALDSYTIDTSASGIRIAANTPQAELYGVFHLLELIGAEQPLPKHEQQTAAAGIRWTDEWDNMNGTIERGYAGPSIFFENGHVRQDLARAGQYARLLASIGINGCNVNNVNADLDLLTPAHIREFARLAEVFRPWGVRLAMSIDLTSPQTVGGMSTFDPLDPAVAAWWKDKVDEIYRAIPDFGGFTVKADSEGRKGPSQYGRSPADAANVLARALAPHHGVVLYRGFVYNNHLDWNDHKADRARAGVDNFARYDGTFEDNVIIQIKEGPIDFQAREPVSPLFAALRRTNVAIELQTAQEYTGQQRHMVWLPSMWHWVLDTDLHADDRSTPVEQIVTGHSFPLANGKPRRGGFVSVTNVGMEANWLHHPMAMANLYGFGKLAWNPDQPLAQIIDRWTRLTWGNRPEVVKLITTLQLESWQVYEGYTGPNGIGTLTNILGYHFGPGIESAERNGWGQWFRGEKDGIGMDRTANGTGYIQQYPSQLAAKYESLATCPEDLLLFFHHVPYDYKLRNGKTLVQSIYDTHYSAAAQAGSYVTRWQQLHGVVDDERYEQVLRLFRFQAGHAIVWSDAINNWFQRISQIPDAQGRVGHEAGRVEAEAIIGSGYEPVDVTPWETASGGKAVVCHKAEGCTLAYTFSQSSGTYDIAVQYFDIWRGVSRYELRRNGEVVASWQADDTLPPAQFDANPDGQTSTRFTANGITLHQGDKLELHAIPDLRSELQPGVPHKAAPGELESQSRTPRDYREYAPVDYIEVTPSVHNVK, via the coding sequence ATGATTCCGAAAAGACACTATCTCCGGCCTGTTTCACTCTTCGCAACTATCATTGCGCTCTCGTCACTGCAGTTGGCGCATGCCGAAGATGGCTCTGCCGCGTGGCTGCGCTATGCGCCGGTGGCAACGGCGCAGTACCGTGCTGTCCCGACGCGTATCGTTCCTTCGTCTGATGCGCCAATGGAACGGGCAGCTGCTGAAGAGCTGCAACGTGGTCTCAACAGCATGCTCGGCGCTCACACTGAGATCGCTGCACAAAGTGCATCGGCGCGCGGCGCCGCAGTCCGTCTGGTGCTGACACCGGGAACGAGCCCGGAGGCGCTCGACAGCTACACCATCGATACCTCGGCCAGCGGTATCCGGATTGCGGCGAACACGCCACAGGCGGAGCTCTACGGTGTCTTTCACCTGTTGGAGCTGATCGGCGCGGAACAGCCGTTGCCGAAGCATGAGCAGCAGACTGCGGCAGCCGGCATTCGCTGGACCGACGAGTGGGACAACATGAACGGCACCATCGAACGCGGCTATGCCGGACCCTCGATCTTTTTTGAGAATGGCCACGTCCGCCAGGACCTGGCCCGAGCCGGGCAATATGCCCGGTTGCTGGCCTCCATCGGCATCAACGGCTGCAACGTCAACAACGTGAATGCAGATCTCGATCTGCTGACGCCGGCTCACATCCGCGAGTTTGCTCGCCTCGCTGAGGTCTTTCGTCCCTGGGGTGTCAGGCTTGCGATGAGTATCGATCTCACCTCGCCGCAGACCGTGGGAGGTATGTCGACCTTCGATCCGCTCGATCCTGCGGTTGCCGCGTGGTGGAAAGACAAGGTGGATGAGATCTACCGCGCCATCCCTGATTTTGGTGGCTTCACCGTCAAAGCTGATTCAGAAGGACGCAAGGGGCCATCGCAGTACGGCCGTTCCCCTGCCGATGCGGCCAATGTACTGGCGCGTGCCCTGGCGCCGCATCATGGCGTGGTGCTCTATCGCGGTTTCGTCTACAACAATCATCTCGACTGGAACGATCACAAGGCTGACCGCGCACGTGCCGGCGTGGATAACTTCGCGCGCTACGATGGCACGTTTGAAGACAACGTCATCATCCAGATCAAGGAAGGCCCCATCGACTTCCAGGCGCGCGAGCCCGTCAGTCCGCTCTTCGCCGCGCTGCGACGGACGAACGTCGCTATCGAGCTGCAGACCGCGCAGGAGTACACCGGCCAGCAGCGGCACATGGTCTGGCTGCCAAGTATGTGGCACTGGGTGCTCGATACCGATCTGCATGCGGACGATCGCAGCACGCCAGTTGAGCAGATTGTGACCGGTCACAGCTTTCCTCTTGCGAATGGGAAGCCGCGCCGGGGCGGTTTCGTCTCCGTCACCAATGTCGGCATGGAGGCCAACTGGCTGCATCATCCGATGGCGATGGCTAACCTGTACGGCTTCGGCAAACTGGCATGGAACCCGGATCAGCCGCTCGCACAGATCATCGATCGCTGGACGCGTTTGACGTGGGGAAATCGTCCTGAGGTGGTGAAGCTTATTACGACGCTGCAGCTTGAAAGCTGGCAGGTCTATGAAGGCTACACCGGCCCGAATGGCATAGGGACGCTCACCAATATCCTTGGCTATCACTTCGGCCCGGGCATCGAGTCGGCAGAGCGCAATGGATGGGGTCAGTGGTTCCGTGGTGAGAAGGACGGCATCGGCATGGATCGTACCGCCAACGGCACCGGCTATATCCAGCAGTACCCGTCACAGCTCGCGGCGAAGTATGAGTCGCTTGCTACCTGTCCGGAAGACCTGCTGCTCTTCTTCCACCACGTCCCTTACGACTACAAGCTGCGTAATGGAAAGACGTTGGTGCAGTCCATCTATGACACGCACTACAGCGCCGCAGCGCAGGCTGGAAGCTATGTCACTCGCTGGCAACAGCTTCATGGCGTAGTGGATGACGAGCGTTATGAGCAGGTACTGCGCCTCTTCCGCTTCCAGGCCGGACACGCCATTGTTTGGAGTGATGCCATCAATAACTGGTTCCAGCGCATCTCGCAGATTCCTGATGCACAGGGCAGGGTCGGCCATGAAGCCGGACGCGTTGAGGCTGAGGCGATCATCGGGTCCGGATATGAACCGGTGGACGTCACTCCATGGGAGACGGCATCGGGTGGCAAGGCCGTGGTTTGCCACAAGGCCGAGGGCTGCACGCTTGCGTATACCTTCTCGCAGAGTTCAGGGACATATGACATCGCAGTGCAGTACTTCGATATCTGGCGCGGTGTCTCACGGTACGAGCTGCGCCGCAATGGGGAAGTCGTTGCCTCATGGCAGGCGGACGACACGCTGCCTCCGGCACAGTTCGACGCCAATCCTGACGGGCAGACCTCGACCCGGTTCACTGCGAACGGCATCACCCTGCATCAGGGCGACAAGCTGGAGCTGCATGCGATTCCCGATCTGCGTTCAGAGCTGCAACCTGGGGTACCCCATAAGGCGGCACCGGGCGAGTTGGAATCGCAGTCCCGCACTCCGCGCGATTATCGCGAATATGCACCAGTGGATTACATCGAAGTTACCCCCTCGGTGCACAACGTGAAGTAG
- a CDS encoding TIM-barrel domain-containing protein: protein MRTRLLSLAALLLSCLPVLSQPAQSRPLPNGGEFSAGDSMLRVTALRDDVLRVRMWRRGHAPEDASWAVLPEARTAQVNVTPTTGGFETATLEVTVDDKLRLAVTDRAGHLLQQDIEPVQWQGDRFRIYKRKWPNEHFFGLGDKPGPLDRAGQAFTMWNTDNFGWQESTDPIYKSIPFFISFTSGTALGVLFDNTWRSFFDFGREMPDAYSFGAPNGPIDYYLIYGPDPKKVIETYAWLTGPTPLPPLWSLGFQQSRYTYEPESRLTEVADRLRADHIPADALYLDIDFQQKNRPFTVDQIKFPNFSSMVSELARKQFHLVVITDLHIAKVPNEGYAPYDSGTAGDHFVKNPDGSTYVGPVWPGPSVFPEFTQKATREWWGGLYKEFASQKVAGFWNDMNEPAVFTYPTKTMPDDVQHRIDEPGFQKRTATHLEIHNIYGLENSRATYEGLLKLQPNQRPFVLTRASYAGGQRYAATWTGDNSSTWNHLRQTVPQLLNLGLSGFSLSGADVGGFAGSPSPDLLTRWLQLAAFQPIDRDHAAKGTRDHEPWVDGPQHETIRRRYIEERYRLLPYLYTAAEETSHDGMPIMRPLFLEFPHATTDGHPMDLDAGGGEYMFGANLLIAPSPSPEEVAPYELHLPSGIWYDYWTGEKLDRRTKTAARDLEIRDAAAATKPIMITPKLEELPVYVREGSILPLAPLTQSTEEKPQGPLTLRVYPGEHCNGSIYQDDGTSFAYRNGHSLRMSFTCEQQSNGQVRVHIGAHEGDYRPWWHEIRVEVNDGTTPAKTRTIEDAGRGMDVALQ, encoded by the coding sequence ATGCGCACGCGTCTTCTGTCCCTGGCTGCCCTGCTTCTCTCCTGTCTGCCGGTGCTCTCCCAACCCGCGCAGAGTCGACCTCTGCCGAACGGAGGAGAGTTCTCGGCTGGGGACAGCATGCTGCGCGTCACCGCCCTGCGCGACGATGTCTTGCGGGTGCGGATGTGGCGACGTGGACATGCCCCCGAGGATGCCTCATGGGCGGTACTTCCCGAAGCACGAACGGCACAGGTCAATGTCACTCCGACGACAGGTGGTTTCGAGACCGCCACTCTCGAAGTCACCGTCGACGACAAGCTGCGTTTGGCCGTGACTGATCGTGCGGGACATCTCCTGCAGCAGGACATCGAGCCAGTGCAATGGCAGGGAGACCGGTTCCGCATCTACAAACGGAAGTGGCCCAATGAGCACTTCTTCGGCCTGGGAGACAAACCCGGCCCCCTGGACCGCGCCGGCCAGGCGTTCACCATGTGGAACACCGACAACTTCGGCTGGCAGGAATCGACCGACCCCATCTACAAGAGCATCCCCTTCTTCATCAGCTTCACGTCTGGCACAGCCCTCGGAGTGTTGTTCGACAACACCTGGCGAAGCTTCTTCGACTTCGGGCGCGAGATGCCGGATGCATACTCCTTCGGAGCGCCGAACGGTCCGATCGACTACTACCTGATCTACGGTCCCGATCCGAAGAAGGTCATTGAAACCTATGCCTGGCTCACCGGCCCGACACCGCTGCCACCGCTATGGAGCCTCGGCTTCCAGCAGTCGCGCTACACCTACGAGCCGGAATCGCGGCTGACGGAAGTTGCCGACCGCCTTCGCGCCGACCACATCCCCGCTGACGCTCTTTACCTGGATATCGACTTCCAACAGAAGAATCGGCCCTTCACCGTAGACCAGATCAAGTTCCCGAACTTCAGCTCCATGGTCAGCGAACTGGCACGCAAGCAGTTTCACTTGGTGGTTATCACCGACCTGCACATCGCCAAGGTTCCGAACGAAGGATATGCGCCCTACGACAGCGGCACTGCAGGCGATCATTTTGTGAAGAATCCGGATGGCTCGACCTATGTTGGACCGGTATGGCCGGGACCTTCAGTCTTTCCGGAGTTCACACAAAAGGCCACACGCGAGTGGTGGGGTGGACTGTACAAGGAGTTTGCATCGCAGAAGGTCGCCGGCTTCTGGAACGACATGAATGAGCCCGCGGTCTTCACCTATCCGACCAAGACGATGCCCGACGATGTGCAACATCGCATCGATGAGCCCGGCTTCCAGAAGCGGACCGCGACGCATCTCGAGATCCATAACATCTACGGCCTGGAGAACTCGCGAGCAACCTATGAGGGTCTGCTGAAGCTGCAGCCGAATCAGCGTCCATTCGTGCTTACCCGCGCAAGCTATGCCGGCGGACAACGCTACGCCGCTACCTGGACCGGAGACAACAGCTCTACCTGGAATCATCTTCGCCAGACTGTGCCGCAACTGCTGAACCTGGGACTCAGCGGATTCTCCCTGAGTGGAGCCGATGTAGGCGGCTTCGCCGGTTCGCCGTCACCCGACCTGCTCACACGCTGGCTGCAACTTGCGGCCTTCCAGCCCATCGACCGTGACCATGCCGCCAAGGGCACACGCGATCACGAGCCATGGGTCGACGGCCCGCAGCACGAGACCATTCGCCGCCGCTACATCGAAGAGCGGTACCGCCTGCTGCCCTATCTCTACACCGCAGCAGAGGAGACTTCGCACGATGGCATGCCGATTATGCGTCCGCTCTTCCTCGAGTTTCCTCACGCAACCACCGATGGACATCCGATGGACCTGGACGCAGGCGGCGGAGAGTACATGTTCGGAGCAAACCTTCTCATCGCTCCATCGCCTTCTCCGGAAGAAGTCGCCCCCTATGAGCTGCATCTGCCTTCCGGCATCTGGTACGACTACTGGACCGGCGAGAAGCTCGACCGCCGCACCAAGACCGCAGCGCGCGATCTGGAGATTCGCGATGCCGCCGCAGCGACGAAGCCAATCATGATCACGCCCAAGCTGGAAGAGCTGCCGGTGTACGTCCGCGAAGGCTCGATCCTTCCACTGGCTCCCCTTACCCAAAGCACGGAAGAGAAACCACAGGGACCATTGACACTCCGCGTTTATCCCGGCGAGCACTGTAACGGGTCCATCTACCAGGACGACGGCACCAGCTTCGCCTATCGCAACGGGCACTCCCTGCGCATGAGCTTCACCTGCGAGCAACAGAGTAACGGCCAGGTACGCGTTCACATCGGCGCTCACGAAGGAGACTACCGCCCCTGGTGGCATGAGATCCGCGTTGAAGTGAACGACGGCACAACCCCAGCCAAGACACGCACCATCGAAGACGCCGGCCGCGGCATGGATGTGGCGCTGCAGTAG
- a CDS encoding glycoside hydrolase family 3 C-terminal domain-containing protein: MRLIHVFTLFAGLLPAAALAQAKLPYQDTSLTPEQRAHDLVSRLTLEEKAAQSVNTAPAIPRLGVPAYDYWNEGLHGIARSGHSTLFPQAIGMAATWDAPLLQQIGDVVSTEARAKYNDAVRKDIHSIYFGLTIWSPNINIFRDPRWGRGQETYGEDPYLTGSLGLSFVRGLQGPDPQHPRAIATPKHFAVHSGPENTRHSANIDPSAHDLWETYLPQFRRTIVEGQAGSIMCAYNAIYGKPACASDLLLKEILRDDWKFKGFVTSDCGAIDDFYQKTAHRYSPDKEHASAAGVLAGTDTNCGRTYQVLPASVQAGLLKESDLDTTLERLFTARMRLGLFDPPSSSPYAQIPYSQDRAPAHLALSERAAKESMVLLKNDGILPLQPAKYKRVAVIGPNAASLAALEGNYNAVPKDPEMPVDTLRKALRGAQVVYAEGAPYADGAPLPVPSTMFRTAATGGRNGLKAEYFNGSDGDIFAGKPAMVRQDAQIDFDWNSAAPVDAVKQEFFGVRWTGYIAAPQAGDFEFNMRLAHCYPCGDEERYRVTVDGHEVANFSTPAKDFRESTTPRFHIRFEDTKPHAIEVTYVHKAPLFGGGLTMEWVPPAGLLQQQAAEAARDADLVIAMIGLSPELEGEEMKIKVEGFDGGDRTDIKLPASQQQMLEAVAQSGKPMAVVLMNGSALAAPWAQEHANAVLEAWYPGEFGGKAIADTLLGAYNPAGRLPVTFYRSVSDLPAFDDYGMKNRTYRYFQGTPLYGFGYGLSYTTFTYSGAKAAINELHAGDPLKVEVTVTNSGKRAGEEVAQLYLLPPASGNGGLSPKLQLEGFQRITLKPGEARKLAFELSARDLSQVDGDGNRAVLPGEYSIAVGGSQPGTQSQTVSFRISGSYAVTR, encoded by the coding sequence GGTTTCGCGGTTGACGCTGGAGGAGAAGGCCGCACAGAGTGTCAACACTGCGCCTGCCATTCCTCGCCTGGGAGTACCGGCATATGACTACTGGAACGAAGGTCTGCACGGCATTGCGCGGTCCGGCCATTCGACGCTGTTTCCGCAAGCCATCGGCATGGCTGCGACCTGGGACGCGCCGCTACTGCAGCAGATCGGGGACGTTGTCTCGACCGAGGCCCGCGCCAAGTACAACGATGCCGTTCGTAAAGACATTCACAGCATCTACTTCGGCCTGACCATCTGGTCGCCAAATATCAACATCTTCCGCGATCCGCGTTGGGGACGCGGGCAGGAGACCTACGGGGAAGACCCGTATCTGACTGGAAGCCTCGGCCTGTCGTTTGTGCGCGGCCTGCAAGGGCCTGATCCGCAGCATCCCCGCGCCATTGCTACGCCAAAGCACTTTGCCGTGCACAGCGGTCCGGAGAATACGCGCCACAGCGCCAACATCGATCCTTCCGCGCATGATCTGTGGGAGACCTATCTTCCGCAGTTCCGGCGCACCATCGTCGAAGGTCAGGCCGGATCGATCATGTGCGCCTATAACGCCATCTATGGCAAGCCCGCATGCGCCAGTGATCTGCTGCTGAAGGAGATCCTGCGCGATGACTGGAAGTTCAAGGGGTTTGTCACTTCTGACTGCGGCGCCATCGATGACTTCTACCAGAAGACGGCACATCGCTACTCGCCGGATAAGGAGCATGCTTCGGCAGCGGGTGTCCTTGCCGGGACTGATACGAACTGCGGCCGTACCTACCAGGTGCTGCCGGCCTCGGTCCAGGCGGGACTGCTGAAGGAGAGCGATCTCGACACAACGCTGGAACGTCTGTTCACCGCGCGCATGCGGCTGGGTTTGTTCGATCCTCCATCGAGCTCACCCTATGCGCAGATTCCGTACAGTCAGGATCGCGCTCCGGCACATCTGGCTCTCTCCGAGCGGGCTGCGAAAGAGTCGATGGTGCTGTTGAAGAACGATGGCATTCTGCCGTTGCAGCCGGCGAAGTATAAGAGGGTTGCCGTTATCGGTCCCAATGCGGCGTCTCTTGCCGCGTTGGAGGGCAACTACAACGCCGTTCCGAAGGATCCGGAGATGCCGGTTGATACGTTGCGCAAGGCGCTTCGCGGTGCGCAGGTCGTCTACGCCGAGGGTGCTCCCTATGCAGACGGAGCTCCGCTGCCGGTTCCGTCGACGATGTTTCGCACAGCGGCTACCGGCGGGCGTAATGGGCTGAAGGCTGAGTACTTCAATGGATCGGATGGGGATATCTTCGCAGGCAAGCCGGCCATGGTGCGGCAGGACGCGCAGATCGATTTTGATTGGAACTCAGCCGCTCCTGTCGATGCGGTAAAGCAGGAGTTCTTCGGTGTTCGCTGGACTGGATATATTGCAGCTCCGCAGGCCGGTGACTTCGAGTTCAATATGCGGCTGGCGCACTGCTATCCATGCGGTGACGAAGAACGTTACCGCGTGACTGTCGATGGTCACGAGGTGGCAAACTTCTCAACCCCCGCGAAGGACTTCCGCGAGAGCACGACGCCGCGCTTCCATATTCGTTTTGAAGATACCAAGCCGCATGCCATCGAAGTGACCTATGTGCACAAGGCTCCGCTCTTTGGCGGAGGTTTGACGATGGAGTGGGTGCCTCCCGCTGGTTTGCTACAGCAGCAGGCGGCAGAGGCAGCGCGTGATGCGGACCTGGTAATCGCCATGATTGGTCTTTCGCCAGAGCTTGAAGGCGAGGAGATGAAGATCAAGGTGGAGGGCTTCGATGGCGGCGACCGCACCGACATCAAGCTGCCTGCGAGCCAGCAGCAGATGCTGGAGGCGGTTGCGCAGTCGGGCAAGCCAATGGCGGTCGTGCTGATGAACGGTTCCGCACTCGCCGCACCGTGGGCGCAGGAGCATGCGAATGCGGTTCTCGAGGCGTGGTATCCCGGTGAATTCGGCGGCAAAGCTATTGCCGATACGTTGCTCGGCGCTTATAACCCCGCGGGTCGTCTGCCGGTGACCTTTTATCGGTCGGTCAGCGACCTGCCTGCCTTCGACGATTATGGAATGAAGAACCGTACCTATCGCTACTTCCAGGGCACGCCGCTCTATGGCTTTGGATACGGTCTCAGCTATACGACCTTTACATACTCCGGAGCGAAGGCTGCGATCAATGAGTTGCACGCCGGCGATCCGCTGAAGGTCGAGGTGACGGTCACGAACAGCGGCAAACGAGCCGGAGAAGAGGTAGCGCAGCTCTATTTGCTTCCGCCGGCTTCCGGCAACGGCGGTCTGTCGCCGAAGTTGCAGCTTGAGGGCTTCCAGCGGATTACGCTCAAGCCGGGCGAAGCACGCAAGCTTGCGTTCGAGCTCTCGGCGCGTGATCTCTCGCAGGTCGACGGGGACGGCAATCGTGCTGTTCTTCCGGGTGAGTACTCTATTGCCGTCGGTGGATCGCAGCCGGGCACGCAATCGCAGACCGTGAGCTTCCGTATCAGTGGAAGCTACGCTGTTACTCGGTAA
- the manD gene encoding D-mannonate dehydratase ManD, which translates to MKIESAKLIVCSPDRNFVTLKIVTDEGIYGLGDATLNGRELAVASYLTEHVLPCLIGRDPFQIEDIWQYLYRGAYWRRGPVTMSAIAAVDMALWDIKGKALNTPVYNLLGGKSREGVLVYTHANGADIAEAVDSVQRHAAEGYLAVRAQSGVPGVASSYGVPKSGKPYEPAERGLPSESLWSTEKYLNFVPKLFDAVRKACGEDLHLLHDVHHRLTPIEAARLGKALEPYHLYWMEDPTPAENQDAFRLIREHTVTPIATGEVFNSFWDAHDLIRNQWIDYLRMTIVHGGGITALKKAADFAAVYQVRTGFHGATDLSPVTMAAALHFGLAIHNFGIQEHMPHTKLTDEVFPHAYTFNAGYMYPGDAPGLGVEIDEALAAKYPYQRAYLPIARKLDGTLTDW; encoded by the coding sequence ATGAAGATTGAATCGGCAAAGCTTATCGTCTGCTCCCCGGACCGCAACTTCGTCACGCTGAAGATCGTGACGGACGAAGGCATCTATGGTCTTGGCGATGCCACGCTCAACGGCCGCGAACTCGCGGTCGCGTCATATCTCACCGAGCATGTTCTTCCGTGCCTTATAGGCCGCGATCCTTTCCAGATTGAGGACATCTGGCAGTATCTCTATCGCGGAGCCTACTGGCGCCGCGGCCCGGTAACGATGAGCGCGATCGCTGCCGTTGATATGGCGCTATGGGATATCAAGGGCAAGGCGCTGAATACGCCCGTCTATAACCTGCTGGGCGGAAAGAGCAGGGAGGGCGTGCTGGTGTACACCCATGCCAATGGCGCCGATATCGCCGAGGCTGTTGACTCCGTGCAGCGTCATGCTGCCGAAGGCTATCTTGCCGTGCGCGCTCAGTCCGGCGTTCCAGGTGTTGCTTCCAGCTACGGCGTTCCCAAGTCGGGCAAGCCCTATGAGCCGGCGGAGCGCGGTCTTCCCAGTGAAAGCCTGTGGTCGACGGAGAAGTATCTCAACTTCGTTCCGAAGCTGTTCGATGCGGTGCGCAAGGCATGCGGAGAAGATCTGCATCTACTGCATGATGTCCATCACCGCCTTACGCCTATCGAAGCAGCGCGTTTGGGCAAAGCGCTTGAGCCTTATCATCTGTATTGGATGGAAGATCCGACTCCAGCTGAAAACCAGGATGCCTTCCGTCTGATCCGCGAACATACGGTAACGCCCATAGCCACCGGCGAGGTCTTCAACTCCTTCTGGGATGCGCATGACCTGATTCGCAACCAGTGGATCGATTATCTGCGTATGACCATCGTGCATGGCGGTGGCATCACGGCGCTGAAGAAGGCTGCTGATTTTGCCGCGGTGTATCAGGTGCGTACGGGCTTCCATGGAGCGACGGATCTGTCTCCGGTGACGATGGCGGCGGCTTTGCACTTCGGCCTGGCGATTCACAACTTTGGTATCCAGGAGCACATGCCGCATACGAAGCTTACGGATGAGGTCTTCCCTCATGCCTATACCTTCAATGCCGGTTATATGTATCCCGGCGATGCTCCGGGGCTTGGTGTGGAGATTGATGAAGCGTTGGCGGCGAAGTATCCGTACCAGCGCGCGTATCTTCCGATTGCGCGGAAGCTGGATGGGACGTTGACGGATTGGTAG
- a CDS encoding SDR family NAD(P)-dependent oxidoreductase, with the protein MNLSGMTAVVVGGTSGIGKALALGLARHGANIVATSRSQQSVNEIAHELQALGARHLAIASDVASRDSLGALRDAVLAEFGSVEILVNSAGMTKRLPTLEVDDELWNQILDVNLTGTLRACQVFGKVMLEQRFGRIINIASLASFAAFLEVAPYGASKAAVAALTQSLAVEWSRSGVTVNAIAPGIFPTALNRKIIDSPRGQELLMRTPMARFGEAEELVSTAVYLAARETTFTTGQIIAVDGGFLASGVNQ; encoded by the coding sequence ATGAATCTCTCTGGAATGACCGCCGTTGTCGTCGGCGGGACCTCGGGTATCGGTAAGGCGCTTGCGCTCGGGCTCGCACGTCATGGAGCCAACATTGTGGCTACCTCGCGCTCGCAGCAGTCCGTCAACGAAATTGCACACGAGCTGCAGGCTCTTGGAGCCAGGCATCTCGCCATTGCCAGCGACGTTGCCAGCCGCGACTCCCTGGGGGCGCTTCGTGATGCCGTGCTTGCGGAGTTCGGTTCTGTGGAGATCCTGGTGAACTCTGCTGGTATGACCAAACGACTCCCAACGCTAGAGGTTGATGACGAGCTCTGGAATCAGATCCTCGACGTGAACCTCACCGGTACGCTTCGAGCCTGCCAGGTCTTTGGGAAGGTCATGCTGGAACAGCGCTTCGGCCGCATCATCAATATCGCATCTCTGGCCAGCTTCGCTGCTTTTCTCGAGGTTGCACCGTATGGAGCCAGCAAAGCGGCTGTGGCGGCACTCACGCAGTCTCTGGCGGTAGAGTGGTCGCGTTCCGGCGTGACGGTCAACGCCATTGCTCCCGGCATCTTTCCCACGGCGCTCAATCGCAAGATTATCGACAGCCCGCGCGGACAGGAGCTGCTGATGCGTACGCCCATGGCGCGCTTTGGTGAAGCGGAGGAGCTTGTCTCAACCGCTGTCTATCTGGCAGCGCGCGAGACTACGTTCACCACCGGACAGATCATCGCAGTGGACGGCGGTTTTCTGGCAAGCGGCGTTAACCAGTAG